The Cololabis saira isolate AMF1-May2022 chromosome 18, fColSai1.1, whole genome shotgun sequence genome contains the following window.
CGAGCACAGTTCCTCTTGCGCTGCCCGGGGACTTTCTGCGCGGTGACTCAGAGACCTGCTGACCTCGCCCAACAAAGGAAATCCCAAACTGTTCCCAACGTGGTCgagcttcttttttctttctgttttttggcCTGTCGTTTACACGTCTGGGTGATAACTCCCTCATGACTCGGCGTGAGTGAGAAGTGACGCTGGAAAGGCCACAGAACAGTCATCCTCACGGAGAGGGAGATTCAACTCTTGGCTCATTCAGAGAAAACACGCCAGTCCCAGCTGTTTATATtcataaaacattttattttaacactTTCTTTTGATAATAGTGTTTAAAATTCACATTAGGTACAAAAATAATATCTCTGTATTTACAATATCTTACACGTCTTTGTACAATAATACAGTTCTACAGTTGCTGGAGGACCGCGGTCGCTCCGGCGGGGTTTCTCAGCGCTCTCGACCGGACCGGACGCCATCTTCATTGTCGCTTGCGGTCCGGGGGTCGGCAGCTTTGGGCCCGGACCTGGACGggtaggaggagggggaggcatGACCCCCGCTGGGCTCGGAGAACCCAGTAGCAGCTTGATGTTTCCACCACCAGCAGAAGGGCGGCCTTGGCTTTACTTCCCGAACTTGATGTCGTCATAAAGCTGCAGGAAGAGAGAAATAATTAAATTTAATGATTCGTTGCATTTAGGATTCGATTGTAAGGAAATCTTTCGTTAGTCAAGATGGCGTCGCTCTGAAACGTCGCGTACCTCTTCGTCGAGCAGGTCCAGCTCCTCCATGTCGCTCTCGTCCGTCTCGCTGTCGGGCAGCTCCCTCAGCTCCTGCGCCGTCCGGTCGTACAGCTGGCTGCGGATCGCCTCGTTCTGCCGCCCGTAGGTGAGGTGGTACGGCGCAAAGCCGCCGTAGTTTAGGCAGTTGACGTTGGCGCCGAGCTCCAGGAGCCGGCTGACCAGCGTGGGGTTCTCCAGGTCCACCGCCAGGTGAAGCGCCGTCCGACCGCTGCACGGTTCCTACGGAGAAAACGATTCAAAACATGGAGTTAGATTCCTGGATCCGACTTTTTCGTCGTggacagaagaaagaaagcgTCGGGTTTCCGTATCAAAGACGCCTACCTGTGCGTTGATGTCGGCGCCGAGCTGAACGAGGCTTTCAACCAGAGAAATGTAACCGTTGATAGACGCCAAGTGGAGGCAGTTGTGTCCTGTGAGGAGGAAACGAGGAAAGCTCAGGTTAAAAACCCATTTCCACGAAAACGGGGCTCCGACTTTTCCTTGGTTGGTCGTTGGAGCCAAATACCCACCACTGTAGTTGGGGAAGGAGGCGACGGCGGCCAGGTGGCGTTGGCAGTTCTGGGTGATGACGCCGAAGCAGGCGAGCGAGCCGCGCTTGCAGGCGATGTGGAGGGCCGTGTTGCCGCTGTTGTCCACCAGCAGCGGGTCGGCGCCGGCCTTCAGCAGCCTGTCCACGAGGGCCGGCTGCTCCGTGATCACGGCTAGGTGGAGCGCGGTCTGCAGAGGGACGTATCGGTTATTACAACACCTGCCACAGGTGGGGATCACGCAGGTAAACCCTCCCCATTCCACTGTCGGGCCGGCCCTTACCTGTCTCTGGTGGTTCTGGAAGTTGAGGAAGGGGTGCTTGTGGGACAGCTTGATCATCTGAGCGGCTTGTTCCGAGGCTTCGTGGATGACGGCCAAGTGGAGAAGCCTGTGAGAAACAAGAGGGGAGAAAAAGGGGTTAAAATAAGctctttaaattaaaaaaataaaacaaactacaCACAGGGGAAGTGGTTCCAGTCATGTAGGAGAGAACAAAGCCCCGAGCAGTGGAGCGTTTCGCAAGAGTGGAGTTTTGTCGGGTTATTTCCACCAGTTGTGGCTTGACACATCTGATGCTTTATCAGTTACTGGCAGCGCGCCAGGGACTTTCCTGAGTGCGCACAGCGGACTTTAGCCCCGCCCGCcgaacacacactcacacacacttacacacactcactcacacacacacttgtacaCACAagcactttttcttttccaaataTCTTCTATTTTGGTGCAACTTTCCACATTTCATTGCGTTGTTTTGCAGCTTTTCTTCGATGCGCTCCGGTGCTCGGGTCTTCATccacctgatttatggtcccgcgttacaccgacgcgcaACCTACgcagtaggctacgccgtaaccctacggcgtaggctctgcgtcgatttaacgcggaaccatacttTTTTTAGGCTTGAAACCGCTTAAAATGATGATAAACGCGAATAAATCCACTTACGTGTCACCGTCCTCGGTCGAGGCCGTCCTCCAGGGCTCGCATTCCTCCGTGTGGAGCTTGTCTCTGGCCGTCTGCGAGGACAGGCTGAAGTCCTCGAAGTCGCTCACCAGCTCGTCCTCCTTCAGCGAGTCCAGGCCGCTGTCAAAGCGCTCGTCCTGCAAGTGTGCACCCTTCCCCTGCTTGCCCTCCATGCTGTCCAAGTTATAATCCATTTCTGCGTGTGTTCTGGTCACTCCGTGGACGTCCGTTGCtgaggtttgtgtgtgtgtttgtttgcgtGTTTGTCTTGCAGATGCGTCCAGGTCGGTGCGTAAAAGCGCAGTGGAGCGGCCGAGGGAAGCGCGCTGGCTTATGTGCGCTCTGAGGGGAGGAGCCCTGGCGGGGATTTCCGATTGACTTATCTTTGAAAAAGCAAGGGAAATCACACTGTGCCTGTGCTTTTGTGAGAAAAATCCCCCCCCTAAAAAAAGAGAGTCAGAATGAAAACTTTGTAGTTTCCTATCCGACACCTATTTATTTCACCTGCGACGTGCGGTTCGGGGACAAAAGTCGGTGATTTCAGTGAATGAGACACGAGGGGCATGAAtgagatgcagcagcagcccctgAATGGATCGTGAAGAATTCCCTTCTTCACAGGGGGAAAATATGTGTTTCAAGTGGCTAACCAACCAAAACacagaactgcacattttcctACTGCTTCTGGCCCCAAAACGCATGCGACTTTCCAACATTTCAAAATGCAGAACCCTGGTACATGCTGTGGTTgtggattatttttattttcccctgAATATAAACGAGAAAGCATAAAACATATGCAtcttaaataaatgaatttaaattcTGCAAAATGTTTGCAAAAAACATCCTGATCAGTGACTTCAGATTTGgtcaaaagtatttatttattttatgaagcACACTttagacttttaatagtgtggATTAAAGAGGGATTGTTCTGTTGGTTTTGTTTAAGCTGCTCTGGTCtgcacaataaataaaatacataaataaatcaccTCGGTCAGTGGTTCATAATTGTCATTAAACTTGTGTTTGTTGAGTTTAACAGGTCTTAACTAACCCAGATCCCCGGGAACCTTCCAGGCCGACCCAGAGCCAGCCGGCCCCAGAGGTCTGTTAGTACAATTAACACCACAGCAAACAGTATTATctctaaaataagataaataaaatgaaataaaaagttttattaggttttttttcccccgctGAAGTCAGGTTTTGTAAATCATAGCTAAAGTGAAGATGGCGAGCTGTTGGACACGGTAGactaaataaatacaactaATTACATATACATTTGTGatttaatatacatttttaacTGATAACATTCATGGAGACATTTTATCATCGGAGGTCAATGCAATAAAACTTTATCACTCCTCAAGGAGGAATATGTCACAGTAACTGTTTACATATCTTTAAAGAGCTATTGTAGATGGGGGATTTTCCACATTCCTTTTAATGTACATTTTTCTAACTATTGAATTTCCACATcagatgtgggggggggggctgcttcTGAAACATTCCCCATGGATGCTCCTGCATGAAAGCAACGTTACATGTTCAAGAAGTTCATGATTTATCATCAATGCATGTGATTGACACTCTTCAGGAGGTGAAATCCTGCAAATAAAAGTATCTGAAATTCTGGAAACCCCTGCAGCAACAGGAAGACTGTTGCTGTTACAGTTCTGAGGTTTGTTTGTTTCCAGTTTAGAGAAGGAAACTCCTCACTTACTAAGTGGCGTGACAGAGCTACCTGCCTGTGCTTCCCTGATCTTTAAGACAGAAATCCCAGGAttacttgtgtttgcattgtgaGCGCTGGGCGGGGGAGGAAACATAGCAACGGTATCTAAACGCAGCCGAGCGTGTGCACCTTTGTGGGAGGGGTGGTTGCTTGTGGTTACGGTTTACAAGCCAAACAGGTACACACCCAGGAGGGGCCTGCTCGCAGAGGCCCCACCGTATCAGCATGCGTGTGAGGCTGCGTGACATCAGATAAACGTCACTTGTCTCCTCTGCGTTGGATTCCAGACATTCTTCCTGCCCTGCCAAGTATCATAACGAGGAATCTGGGGACAAACTGTTCTTGCAGCCGAGCGTGTTTTCCTTCTCCCCCGGTCGTCAGGATTGCATGTTTATGTATTTACATGGTTAGATTGACTCTCCGCGCGGGCAACGCTGGGACTTCCACTTTTGGGAAGTCGTTTTTGTTAAGCCGTGTCAACGTCTCCTGTCTCTACTTGCCTTGTTTTCACAACCGGTTGCCGTGGTAACCAACTGCTGAGAGAGTTTCGAGCACCCGTACGTGGCTCTCTGTCCACATGCTGGTGCAGCGAGACCCGTCTGAGTCAGTGCCAGGCCCCGGGGTGGAGGGGGGCATCACACCCTGCTGGCGTGGTGAAGGCAGCCGGGTCAGCTGACGGAGCAGCAATCAGGAAAACTTCCCCGTTTTTCTCTGCTGAAGTTCAACAGCCGCTGCAGTAAGTCCTGCTGCTGCAGGGAGGGCTGTAGCGCCCCTGCGGGGTTTCCTGAAGCAAAGTTCACGTCTTTGCTGACGTGCATGAGTGAAACAAACAAGCTTCAAGGTCCTTCGTGACCTTAAAGTAGAATTTAAAGAAGCACAGAGAAGTTGTtgggtttttctttgttttttttccccactttaaAATATCGGTTTTGATTTCATTTGCAGGAATTTATTCAGACTTTCATCCAGCTGTTTATACTATCGGCTCAAGCTTTCCAAAGTAAATTTGTGCTTCTCAGCGTTGTGTCACACATCAACAACTGTGACAATTAAATCCCAAAGCCAGCCGTGCACCGGCGGAAACGTTTTAATCGGTTATAGACTAAAGATTTGTCAAAAACTGGAAATCTACACAAAATACGCCATACAGTGACACACTTAGTGTGAGACAAGACTAAATTCTTGCAACAATATGAAACGTGTGATTTTACCATGGCGCCAACTGTGGAAATTGTCTCAAACCTTGAAACCATTCATGAAACTGTTAATTATGTAATCAGCTTTGGTGAGTAAAGAGAGTAATGACGGAGAAATGAAAGTGACCAAGGCCTAAAACAAGTTATTCTTGTACAGCGTTTTCAAAGCGACTTGATCTCCAGGTCTGCGGAGGCGCCGGCTGGGCGAGAAGCTGCAAATTCCTGAGTAAAGCCTTCAGGGTTTAAAGTGACTGTATGTAGTAATAACATGagtgaccacatgggggcagcgtATCTGATGAAAGTTTACGTGTCGGCTGCATACTGACAGTATTACAGGCCGTGCCGGACCGTCCCCACTCATTAGCCTGGTACTGTCAGCGGCTCTTTCTTCAACACAGCAGATCTCATTTAACCTTTCATCTCACCACGCGTCACGTCATGGATtttcttaagaaaaaagaaaagaacagctTTCACCCAGAAGATCTTGTAAAAGTTGTTAAACTCTGcttaaaattattatatttttttataagtAATGAATTGTGGGGGATCGGCCTGCAGAGCTATATTTAATCCTTTTCGTAATTTTCTG
Protein-coding sequences here:
- the LOC133418715 gene encoding NF-kappa-B inhibitor alpha-like, which gives rise to MDYNLDSMEGKQGKGAHLQDERFDSGLDSLKEDELVSDFEDFSLSSQTARDKLHTEECEPWRTASTEDGDTLLHLAVIHEASEQAAQMIKLSHKHPFLNFQNHQRQTALHLAVITEQPALVDRLLKAGADPLLVDNSGNTALHIACKRGSLACFGVITQNCQRHLAAVASFPNYSGHNCLHLASINGYISLVESLVQLGADINAQEPCSGRTALHLAVDLENPTLVSRLLELGANVNCLNYGGFAPYHLTYGRQNEAIRSQLYDRTAQELRELPDSETDESDMEELDLLDEELYDDIKFGK